From the genome of Suricata suricatta isolate VVHF042 chromosome 3, meerkat_22Aug2017_6uvM2_HiC, whole genome shotgun sequence, one region includes:
- the B3GALT1 gene encoding beta-1,3-galactosyltransferase 1, with protein MASKVSCLYVLTVVCWASALWYLSITRPTSSYTSSKPFSHLTVARKNFTFGNIRTRPINPHSFEFLINEPNKCEKNIPFLVILISTTHKEFDARQAIRETWGDENNFKGIKIATLFLLGKNADPVLNQMVEQESQIFHDIIVEDFIDSYHNLTLKTLMGMRWVATFCSKAKYVMKTDSDIFVNMDNLIYKLLKPSTKPRRRYFTGYVINGGPIRDVRSKWYMPRDLYPDSNYPPFCSGTGYIFSADVAELIYKTSLHTRLLHLEDVYVGLCLRKLGIHPFQNSGFNHWKMAYSLCRYRRVITVHQISPEEMHRIWNDMSSKKHLRC; from the coding sequence ATGGCTTCAAAGGTGTCCTGTCTGTATGTTTTGACAGTCGTATGCTGGGCCAGCGCCCTCTGGTATCTGAGTATAACTCGTCCCACTTCTTCCTACACTAGCTCGAAGCCATTCAGCCACCTAACAGTCGCCAGGAAAAACTTCACCTTTGGCAACATAAGAACTCGACCTATAAACCCGCATTCTTTTGAATTTCTTATAAATGAGCCCAACAAATGTGAGAAGAACATTCCTTTCCTGGTTATCCTCATCAGCACCACCCACAAAGAATTCGATGCCCGCCAGGCAATCCGAGAGACGTGGGGGGATGAGAACAACTTCAAAGGGATCAAGATAGCTACTCTCTTCCTCCTGGGCAAGAACGCCGATCCTGTTCTGAATCAGATGGTGGAGCAAGAGAGCCAGATCTTCCACGACATCATTGTGGAAGACTTTATTGACTCCTACCATAACCTTACCCTTAAGACGTTAATGGGAATGAGATGGGTGGCCACTTTTTGTTCAAAGGCCAAGTATGTCATGAAAACAGACAGTGACATTTTTGTAAACATGGACAACCTTATTTATAAACTACTAAAACCCTCCACCAAGCCGAGGAGGAGGTATTTTACCGGCTATGTCATCAATGGAGGACCAATCCGGGATGTCCGCAGTAAGTGGTATATGCCCAGGGATTTGTACCCTGACAGTAACTACCCACCTTTCTGTTCGGGAACTGGCTATATCTTTTCAGCTGATGTGGCTGAACTCATTTATAAGACCTCACTCCATACAAGGCTGCTTCACCTTGAAGATGTCTATGTGGGACTGTGTCTTCGAAAACTGGGCATACATCCTTTCCAGAACAGTGGCTTCAATCACTGGAAAATGGCCTACAGTTTGTGTAGGTATCGCCGAGTTATCACCGTGCATCAGATCTCTCCGGAAGAAATGCACAGAATCTGGAATGACATGTCAAGCAAGAAACATCTCAGATGTTAG